One stretch of Halobacillus litoralis DNA includes these proteins:
- a CDS encoding glutamate-1-semialdehyde 2,1-aminomutase gives MNFNKSEHLYNEAKEHIVGGVNSPSRAYKGVGGGTPVYMDRAEGSRFYDVDGNEYIDYLGAYGPIITGHAHTHITEAITKAAQNGVLYGTPTVLENRFAKMLKEAIPSLDKVRFVNSGTEAVMTTIRVARAYTGRNKIIKFAGCYHGHSDLVLVAAGSGPSTLGTPDSAGVPASIAQDVITVPFNDIEPFKQAIEKFGDQIAGVLVEPIVGNFGIVEPKPGFLHEVNKLTHDAGALVIYDEVITAFRFTYGSAQQLLDIEPDMTAMGKIIGGGLPIGAYGGRADIMEQVAPLGPAYQAGTMAGNPASMSAGIACLEVLQEDGVYEEMDRLGARLEKGILAHAEDHGVQIQINRLKGALTVYFTDEKVENYEQAENTDGDQFARFFKLMLAEGINLAPSKYEAWFLTTAHTDEDIDQTLKAVEKTFRTMAND, from the coding sequence ATGAATTTCAATAAGTCGGAACATTTATATAATGAAGCAAAAGAACATATCGTCGGGGGCGTCAACTCTCCATCCCGCGCGTATAAAGGCGTAGGGGGCGGAACCCCTGTTTATATGGACCGTGCTGAAGGGTCCCGTTTCTATGATGTCGATGGAAATGAATATATCGATTACTTAGGTGCATATGGACCTATTATTACGGGACATGCTCACACGCATATCACAGAAGCCATAACCAAAGCTGCGCAGAATGGTGTGCTTTACGGAACCCCGACCGTCCTCGAAAACCGCTTTGCTAAAATGCTCAAAGAAGCCATTCCTTCACTGGATAAAGTAAGGTTCGTCAATTCCGGTACTGAAGCAGTCATGACAACCATACGAGTTGCCCGTGCCTATACCGGAAGAAACAAAATCATTAAATTCGCCGGGTGTTATCACGGTCACTCTGATTTAGTCCTCGTAGCTGCAGGCTCTGGCCCATCGACTTTAGGGACACCGGATTCCGCAGGTGTACCTGCATCGATTGCCCAGGATGTCATCACGGTTCCTTTTAATGATATCGAGCCCTTCAAACAAGCGATTGAAAAATTCGGTGACCAAATTGCAGGTGTTCTTGTTGAACCCATTGTAGGAAACTTCGGAATCGTAGAACCTAAACCTGGTTTCCTGCACGAAGTGAATAAACTGACTCACGATGCCGGAGCTCTCGTTATTTATGATGAAGTCATTACCGCTTTTCGTTTTACATACGGAAGTGCTCAGCAATTGTTAGATATAGAACCTGACATGACAGCAATGGGCAAAATCATCGGTGGCGGACTTCCGATTGGTGCTTACGGTGGCCGTGCAGACATTATGGAACAAGTCGCTCCATTGGGACCAGCCTATCAGGCGGGGACGATGGCAGGGAATCCTGCTTCCATGTCTGCTGGAATTGCTTGTCTCGAGGTACTCCAGGAAGATGGAGTATATGAAGAAATGGACAGGCTCGGCGCACGATTGGAAAAAGGTATTCTAGCACATGCCGAAGATCACGGCGTACAAATTCAGATCAATCGATTGAAAGGTGCTTTAACCGTATATTTCACGGATGAAAAAGTCGAAAATTATGAGCAGGCAGAGAATACGGATGGTGATCAATTCGCCCGCTTCTTCAAACTTATGCTCGCTGAAGGAATCAATCTCGCTCCATCGAAATATGAAGCATGGTTCCTGACCACCGCACATACAGATGAAGATATCGATCAAACATTAAAAGCCGTCGAGAAAACCTTCCGGACCATGGCCAATGACTAA
- a CDS encoding FUSC family protein → MKLGARMMKTGLAVGIALYIGHLIGFVSPLLAAIAVVFSIQPSIYRSYQSIIEQVQGNIIGALIAIVAVFTLGNDPFIVGFAIILVIGLTTTLKMNENTIALAVVAVIALMDSTDQTFLYFAGSRFTSMLLGILAAFIVNLVFLPPRYETRLFTKIDRATNDILQWLRVTTRNLSDEPALKYEITRIQDDMRWVDHTYLLYSEERTYFKGSHFSKGRKMVLFRQLITTTKKSFDVLKAFYRLEHKIEQIPEPFQDAVVQELDKLINAHEKLILSLKGRIKNTHKQSLRRIEEPDIPMLVERLMSVYEKSNNPDKLVFLPLASQLMEYHYQLERLKKLLKSYQAHHQDDFIQTSEK, encoded by the coding sequence ATGAAATTAGGCGCACGTATGATGAAGACAGGGTTAGCTGTAGGGATTGCCCTTTATATTGGGCATTTGATCGGTTTCGTGTCCCCTCTACTCGCTGCGATCGCTGTCGTCTTTTCCATTCAACCTTCCATTTATCGATCCTATCAATCCATCATCGAGCAAGTACAAGGAAACATAATCGGTGCGTTGATTGCTATTGTTGCCGTCTTTACTCTCGGCAACGACCCGTTCATCGTAGGGTTTGCAATCATCCTTGTCATTGGATTGACAACGACATTGAAAATGAACGAAAACACGATTGCTCTAGCGGTTGTTGCTGTCATTGCCCTAATGGACTCGACGGACCAAACCTTTTTATACTTCGCAGGTTCCAGGTTCACTTCCATGCTTCTCGGGATCCTTGCGGCATTTATCGTCAACCTTGTCTTTCTTCCACCACGATACGAAACAAGGCTGTTCACGAAAATTGACCGTGCTACCAATGATATTTTGCAATGGCTGAGAGTGACGACAAGGAATTTATCTGATGAACCAGCTCTTAAATATGAAATCACCAGAATTCAGGATGATATGCGTTGGGTTGACCATACCTATCTTCTCTACTCAGAAGAAAGAACTTATTTCAAAGGGAGTCATTTCTCTAAAGGGAGAAAAATGGTGCTTTTCCGTCAATTGATTACAACGACAAAAAAATCTTTCGATGTCCTGAAAGCTTTTTACAGGTTGGAACACAAAATTGAACAAATTCCAGAACCGTTTCAAGATGCTGTTGTACAAGAACTGGATAAACTGATCAACGCACATGAGAAATTAATTCTGAGTCTTAAAGGCCGCATTAAAAACACGCATAAACAATCATTAAGACGGATTGAAGAACCCGACATCCCTATGCTCGTTGAACGACTGATGAGCGTTTATGAAAAAAGCAATAATCCTGATAAGCTGGTTTTCCTTCCCCTCGCCTCGCAATTGATGGAGTACCACTACCAGTTGGAGCGACTCAAGAAGTTACTCAAAAGTTACCAGGCACACCATCAGGATGACTTTATCCAGACATCAGAAAAATAA
- a CDS encoding ABC transporter ATP-binding protein, protein MDSIKRYLRFVQPYKGKIILTVLIGIVKFSIPLLMPLIIKYVIDDIINAEDMTQAERLDQLLLILGGAFLIFLILRPPIEYIRQYLAQWIGSNILYDIREKLFDHIQRLSLRFYSKTKTGEIISRVIHDVEQTKTFVITGLMNIWLDMFTIVIAIIIMLTMDPWLTLVAIALFPFYGFAVKYFYARLRNLTRDRSQALAEVQGHLHERVQGVPVTRSFALEDHEQEQFDVKNKNFLDKAITHTNWNAYTYSVTNTITDLAPLLVIAFAGYQVITGSLTVGTMVAFVGYMDRVYNPLRRLVNSATVLTQSIASMDRVFEFVDEKYDIVDKPGAKKMEHVRGDVKVEDVSFRYDEEDPLVLKNVSLDINQGETIAFVGMSGGGKSTLISLIPRFYDVTSGSISIDGTDIRDFEARSLRDNIGMVLQDNILFSESIAMNIRMGNPDATDEQMVEAAKAANAHDFIMNLPNGYDTLVGERGVKLSGGQKQRVAIARVFLKNPPLLVLDEATSALDLESEHLIQNALERLASERTTFIVAHRLSTITHADRIVHIENGEIVEVGSHQELMKKQGHYYDLYQVQELDDHKEEYMGT, encoded by the coding sequence TTGGACAGTATAAAAAGGTATTTACGATTTGTGCAGCCTTACAAGGGGAAAATCATTCTCACTGTACTTATTGGAATCGTTAAATTCTCTATCCCTTTGTTAATGCCACTCATTATTAAATATGTCATTGATGATATTATCAATGCGGAAGATATGACACAGGCAGAACGACTGGATCAATTGCTTCTCATTTTAGGAGGAGCCTTTCTCATTTTCCTCATTTTGCGACCGCCCATCGAATATATCAGGCAATACTTGGCGCAATGGATTGGGAGTAACATTTTATATGATATTAGAGAGAAGCTTTTCGACCATATCCAACGTTTGAGTTTACGCTTTTATTCTAAAACGAAAACGGGCGAAATCATCTCCCGCGTCATTCATGATGTGGAGCAGACGAAAACATTCGTTATCACAGGCCTTATGAATATTTGGCTCGATATGTTCACCATTGTTATTGCCATCATTATCATGTTGACGATGGATCCTTGGCTTACATTGGTGGCTATTGCTTTGTTCCCTTTTTACGGATTTGCGGTCAAATATTTTTACGCGAGGTTACGAAATCTTACACGCGATCGCTCACAGGCGCTTGCAGAAGTACAAGGTCATTTGCATGAACGGGTACAGGGAGTTCCTGTAACGAGGAGTTTCGCTTTGGAGGATCATGAACAAGAACAATTTGATGTGAAGAATAAGAACTTCCTGGATAAAGCGATCACTCATACCAACTGGAACGCTTACACCTACTCTGTAACGAATACGATTACAGATCTTGCTCCATTGTTAGTCATTGCTTTTGCGGGGTATCAAGTCATCACAGGTTCTCTAACCGTCGGTACAATGGTTGCGTTTGTCGGATATATGGATCGTGTATATAATCCGCTTCGGCGCCTCGTCAATTCAGCGACAGTGCTTACGCAATCCATCGCCTCCATGGATCGTGTTTTTGAATTTGTGGATGAAAAATATGACATTGTCGATAAACCGGGGGCGAAGAAAATGGAACACGTGAGAGGCGATGTCAAAGTAGAGGATGTCTCCTTTCGATATGATGAAGAAGATCCGCTCGTCCTTAAAAATGTCAGCCTAGACATTAATCAAGGAGAAACCATCGCTTTTGTCGGCATGAGTGGGGGAGGAAAGTCGACCCTGATTAGTTTGATCCCTCGATTCTACGATGTCACTTCAGGTTCAATATCTATTGATGGAACAGATATTAGAGATTTTGAAGCCAGGTCTCTCAGGGATAACATTGGCATGGTGCTTCAGGACAATATCCTCTTTAGTGAATCGATCGCGATGAATATACGAATGGGTAATCCGGATGCCACGGATGAACAGATGGTTGAGGCTGCGAAAGCGGCGAATGCCCATGATTTTATCATGAATCTTCCGAACGGCTACGATACGTTGGTCGGTGAAAGAGGTGTGAAGTTATCGGGGGGTCAAAAACAAAGGGTGGCAATCGCACGGGTATTCTTGAAAAACCCACCGCTACTCGTTTTAGATGAAGCGACTTCTGCTCTTGATTTGGAAAGTGAGCACCTCATTCAAAATGCTCTTGAACGTTTAGCTTCTGAACGGACAACGTTTATTGTTGCCCATCGCCTTTCTACCATCACCCATGCGGACCGGATTGTCCACATCGAGAATGGTGAAATTGTAGAAGTCGGCTCCCACCAGGAGTTGATGAAGAAACAAGGCCATTATTACGACCTGTACCAAGTGCAGGAGCTGGATGATCATAAAGAAGAATATATGGGAACGTAA
- the ntdP gene encoding nucleoside tri-diphosphate phosphatase: MPGPEAGKRIEIQSYKHNGQLHRVWDSTTILKGTRHVIIGANDRTEVTESDGRRWITREPAICYFHSKYWFNIIGMLRNDGVYYYCNISSPFVYEDETIKYIDYDLDVKIFPDMTYKILDEDEYEIHKKRMNYPHVLDRILYNNIDILIRWIRQRKGPFSPEFIDQWYERYLTYR, translated from the coding sequence ATGCCCGGCCCAGAAGCAGGTAAACGGATAGAAATCCAGAGCTATAAGCACAATGGGCAGTTACACCGAGTTTGGGACAGTACCACGATATTAAAAGGGACAAGACATGTGATCATCGGAGCCAATGACCGTACGGAAGTAACAGAAAGTGATGGTAGAAGATGGATCACCAGAGAACCGGCCATTTGTTATTTCCACTCTAAATATTGGTTCAACATTATCGGTATGTTAAGGAATGATGGAGTATATTACTACTGCAACATTAGTTCTCCCTTCGTTTATGAAGATGAAACCATAAAATATATTGATTATGACCTGGACGTGAAAATTTTCCCTGATATGACCTATAAAATACTTGATGAAGATGAATATGAAATCCATAAAAAGCGGATGAACTATCCTCATGTGTTGGATCGTATCCTCTATAACAACATCGATATTTTAATCAGGTGGATCCGTCAACGGAAAGGACCGTTTTCTCCGGAATTCATCGATCAGTGGTATGAAAGGTACTTAACGTATAGATAA
- a CDS encoding gamma-type small acid-soluble spore protein: protein MAKQPKQNKTAAGTDVNHVKQQNQQAAQGKSQYGAEFAQQTDAQHVQQQNQKSQAKKK, encoded by the coding sequence ATGGCTAAGCAACCGAAACAAAACAAAACAGCAGCTGGTACAGACGTTAACCACGTGAAACAACAAAACCAACAAGCTGCACAAGGGAAATCCCAATACGGCGCTGAATTCGCTCAACAAACTGACGCGCAGCACGTACAGCAGCAGAACCAAAAATCTCAGGCTAAGAAAAAATAA
- a CDS encoding C40 family peptidase: MWRISTKYDASVSEIKTWNKLDSNLIRVGQTLVVEKESDSARKSPSETTETVSTTTYKVKSGDSLWAIATRYGLSVSKLKELNDLTSDVIYSGQNLTVTGEANQTKPSAPDQKETADEQKSESKQEANDTYTVKSGDSLWLIATKYGMSVSHLKSLNDLSSNVIHSGQQLKISGEVTSSPTHTSTKNDTDSSSGLIAEAKKHIGTPYHWGGTSPAGFDCSGFLQYVFAQEGISIPRTVASIYADSRMDSVSGSNRQVGDLVFFETYKPGASHAGIYVGNNSFIHTGSTNGVEISSLSSNYWSQRYIGTKRLSH, translated from the coding sequence TTGTGGAGGATCAGCACGAAGTATGATGCCTCCGTATCCGAAATTAAAACATGGAACAAACTTGACTCAAACCTTATCCGTGTAGGACAAACCTTGGTCGTCGAAAAGGAATCTGATTCTGCACGAAAATCACCATCTGAAACGACAGAAACCGTTTCAACCACTACTTATAAAGTGAAGAGCGGAGATTCTCTATGGGCCATTGCTACTCGTTATGGTTTGTCTGTGTCAAAATTGAAAGAATTGAACGATTTGACAAGTGATGTCATTTATTCCGGACAAAATTTAACGGTGACAGGAGAAGCGAATCAAACAAAACCATCCGCTCCTGATCAAAAAGAAACGGCTGATGAACAGAAGTCCGAATCAAAACAAGAAGCCAATGATACATATACTGTAAAGAGTGGAGATTCCCTGTGGTTAATTGCTACGAAATATGGAATGTCTGTCTCTCATCTTAAGAGTCTGAATGACCTATCCAGCAATGTGATTCATTCTGGTCAACAATTAAAAATTTCGGGTGAAGTCACTTCTTCTCCAACACACACTTCTACAAAAAATGATACGGATTCGAGCTCAGGTTTAATAGCCGAGGCGAAAAAGCATATAGGCACACCCTATCACTGGGGAGGTACAAGCCCGGCAGGATTCGATTGCAGTGGTTTCCTTCAATACGTATTTGCTCAAGAGGGGATAAGTATCCCGCGTACAGTAGCATCTATCTATGCGGATAGTAGAATGGATTCTGTAAGTGGTTCAAATCGTCAGGTTGGAGATCTTGTGTTTTTTGAAACCTATAAGCCGGGTGCTTCCCATGCCGGAATTTATGTAGGTAATAACAGTTTCATCCACACGGGGTCTACAAATGGTGTTGAAATTAGTTCATTGTCCAGTAACTACTGGAGTCAACGTTATATCGGTACGAAGAGATTATCCCATTAA
- a CDS encoding cytosolic protein: MYVGRDLSALSMEPKQKWQEKELGYFHYALSQSSPYLNSEGITLLREINEEIKRRGGLEQQEATWTTGTHPVID; encoded by the coding sequence ATGTATGTGGGACGAGATTTATCCGCTTTATCTATGGAACCAAAACAAAAGTGGCAGGAAAAAGAGCTTGGTTACTTTCACTATGCTCTTTCACAGTCTTCTCCGTATTTGAACTCGGAAGGAATTACCCTATTACGTGAAATCAATGAGGAGATTAAGCGCCGCGGTGGCTTGGAGCAGCAAGAAGCTACTTGGACCACCGGCACTCATCCTGTTATCGATTAA
- the mutY gene encoding A/G-specific adenine glycosylase, with the protein MKRAERVKHILNNFDKESYRKDLIHWFKEEQRILPWRENQDPYRVWVSEIMLQQTRVDTVIPYFNHFMDKFPTPDALAQADEQEVLKAWEGLGYYSRARNLQNAVKEVVSEYGGVVPADAEELGSLKGVGPYTRGAILSIAYDIPEPAVDGNVMRVLSRILRVEDDISKQSTRKLFEELVSELISEEDPSSFNQGLMELGALVCTPKTPSCMLCPVQEHCRAFDEGVETELPVKASKKKQKKSPYLLLLVQNEKGEVLIEQRPDTGLLASLWQYPMVPLEDVGQEAVEHWFYGEYGLKVVVGESVDRIKHVFSHLIWEMEVIKVTVKEGTLDHERAKFIAPEDMEDFPFPVSHQKAHPHINR; encoded by the coding sequence ATGAAAAGAGCTGAAAGAGTTAAACATATTTTAAATAACTTCGACAAGGAATCCTATAGAAAGGACCTCATTCATTGGTTTAAAGAAGAGCAGCGGATTCTCCCATGGCGGGAAAATCAAGATCCTTACCGGGTGTGGGTATCAGAAATTATGCTCCAACAAACACGTGTTGATACGGTCATTCCCTATTTTAATCATTTTATGGATAAGTTTCCTACACCTGACGCTTTAGCTCAGGCAGATGAACAGGAGGTCTTGAAAGCGTGGGAGGGCTTAGGATACTATTCCCGTGCGCGAAATTTGCAAAACGCTGTGAAAGAGGTTGTTTCAGAATACGGGGGAGTTGTTCCAGCTGATGCCGAAGAATTAGGCAGCCTCAAAGGCGTAGGCCCCTATACGCGAGGGGCTATCTTAAGTATTGCCTACGATATACCGGAACCAGCGGTTGATGGGAATGTCATGAGAGTCTTATCAAGAATTCTTCGTGTTGAAGATGACATTAGCAAACAAAGTACGAGGAAGCTTTTTGAAGAGCTTGTGAGTGAATTGATATCTGAAGAGGATCCCTCTTCTTTTAACCAGGGATTGATGGAACTTGGAGCCCTGGTCTGTACACCTAAAACTCCTTCCTGCATGTTGTGTCCCGTACAGGAGCACTGCAGAGCCTTTGATGAAGGAGTGGAAACAGAGCTCCCAGTTAAAGCTTCTAAAAAGAAACAGAAAAAATCGCCATATCTGCTGCTTCTTGTTCAAAATGAAAAGGGAGAGGTCCTGATCGAGCAAAGACCGGACACAGGTCTGCTCGCTTCCTTATGGCAGTACCCAATGGTTCCTCTTGAAGACGTAGGTCAAGAAGCGGTCGAGCATTGGTTTTATGGTGAATATGGTTTGAAAGTAGTGGTGGGGGAATCCGTAGATCGCATCAAGCATGTATTTTCCCATTTGATTTGGGAAATGGAAGTCATCAAGGTTACTGTAAAAGAAGGAACGCTTGACCATGAGCGTGCAAAATTTATTGCACCTGAAGACATGGAAGACTTTCCATTTCCGGTATCCCATCAAAAAGCCCACCCTCATATTAATCGATAA
- a CDS encoding metal-dependent hydrolase: MDTGTHVVMGVALGGLATLDPVVNADPELFNAVLIGTMIGSQAPDSDTVLKLRNNAVYIRHHRGITHSIPAVILWGISIPSIIYMFTPEVNFVHLWLWTFLAVILHVFVDIFNAYGTQAYRPITKRWVAYGFINTFDPYIFTLHIAGIVAWNLGANPGTLWLILYFVIALYYLKRYFDKRELVRLIHENIKDVKQIATSPTMKQNVWRIAITTPTHYYVGRAENGHLTILDTFTNKPIDYDDPVIQKALTDHNIKAFLSFSPVYRYEMSYYDEYTEVRFIDLRYRSRGRYPFVALAQIDDEHGDHLKILNSYTGWVFTEEKLQNKVSPM, translated from the coding sequence TTGGATACAGGCACACATGTCGTCATGGGCGTCGCGTTAGGGGGCCTGGCCACGCTTGATCCCGTTGTCAATGCAGACCCCGAGCTTTTTAATGCGGTTCTTATCGGAACAATGATTGGCTCTCAGGCGCCCGATTCAGACACGGTACTAAAATTAAGAAATAATGCAGTTTACATCCGGCACCACCGGGGCATCACACATTCCATTCCTGCTGTGATTCTTTGGGGGATCAGCATCCCCAGCATCATTTATATGTTCACTCCTGAGGTGAACTTTGTGCACCTTTGGCTTTGGACTTTTCTTGCTGTCATACTACATGTGTTCGTTGATATATTTAATGCTTATGGTACCCAAGCGTATCGCCCTATTACAAAAAGATGGGTAGCTTATGGGTTTATCAATACATTCGACCCGTATATTTTCACCCTGCACATTGCAGGCATTGTCGCGTGGAATTTAGGGGCAAACCCTGGAACTTTATGGCTGATCTTATATTTTGTCATCGCTCTTTATTACCTAAAAAGGTACTTTGACAAAAGAGAACTTGTTCGTTTGATTCATGAAAACATCAAGGACGTCAAACAGATTGCGACCTCTCCTACTATGAAGCAGAATGTTTGGAGAATTGCGATCACTACTCCTACTCATTATTACGTAGGAAGAGCGGAGAACGGACATTTAACCATCCTTGATACATTCACCAATAAACCGATCGATTATGATGATCCTGTCATTCAAAAAGCTTTGACCGATCATAACATCAAAGCCTTTTTATCCTTTTCTCCCGTGTATAGGTACGAGATGAGCTACTATGATGAGTACACAGAAGTAAGGTTCATTGATCTTCGTTATCGTTCACGGGGACGTTACCCGTTTGTTGCACTGGCTCAAATTGACGATGAGCATGGAGACCACTTAAAAATTCTCAATTCCTATACTGGATGGGTGTTTACAGAAGAAAAGCTGCAAAACAAAGTAAGCCCGATGTGA
- a CDS encoding YfhJ family protein, with protein MNEIYQRLAEKLYEKNPELTIDEARTWVELLWEDFESTRAKAGHDYQGKQVTEQIVLQWIQHYGPKLHEFVATNPKYKKMLEKKGYLH; from the coding sequence ATGAATGAAATATACCAGCGGTTAGCTGAAAAATTATACGAGAAGAATCCGGAGCTAACAATAGATGAGGCACGGACATGGGTGGAACTTTTATGGGAGGATTTTGAATCAACGCGAGCAAAGGCCGGTCATGACTATCAAGGGAAACAGGTCACAGAACAGATCGTCTTGCAGTGGATTCAACATTATGGCCCGAAGCTTCATGAGTTTGTAGCAACAAATCCCAAATACAAAAAAATGCTTGAGAAAAAAGGGTATCTTCATTAA
- the sspK gene encoding small, acid-soluble spore protein K encodes MRNKAKNFPNVKMTHAPDDQSEYLAKRPNGTINSKPQERAARSRHRDVNDVGRNYHG; translated from the coding sequence ATGCGTAATAAGGCAAAGAATTTCCCTAATGTAAAAATGACGCACGCACCAGATGACCAAAGCGAATATCTCGCGAAGCGTCCAAACGGTACGATCAATAGTAAACCTCAAGAAAGAGCGGCTAGATCGAGACACCGTGACGTCAACGACGTAGGGAGGAATTACCATGGGTAA
- a CDS encoding YpzG family protein: MGKRNFKSKASTNYSHRSIKHLSSRVNGETEQTQADQITEIQMRKRN, encoded by the coding sequence ATGGGTAAACGTAATTTCAAATCGAAAGCCTCTACCAACTATTCACACCGCAGCATCAAACATTTGAGCAGCCGTGTGAATGGGGAAACAGAACAAACGCAAGCAGACCAAATCACTGAAATCCAAATGCGTAAACGCAACTAA
- a CDS encoding YfhH family protein, whose product MEKRYSEYTQEELRSEIAELTEKAQKAEQLGMVNEFAVHERKIIMARSYMMNPGDFKAGETYEVESDPEHLFYIEYMNGVFAWGYRKTKQGEKASDEEEALPISMLGQKVA is encoded by the coding sequence ATGGAAAAAAGATATAGTGAATATACACAAGAAGAGTTACGTTCTGAGATTGCGGAGTTGACGGAAAAAGCTCAAAAGGCGGAACAATTAGGAATGGTAAATGAATTTGCTGTTCATGAACGAAAGATCATTATGGCTAGATCCTACATGATGAATCCAGGTGATTTTAAGGCGGGGGAAACATACGAAGTTGAAAGTGATCCCGAGCATTTGTTTTATATTGAATATATGAACGGTGTGTTTGCCTGGGGATACAGGAAAACTAAACAAGGTGAGAAAGCAAGCGATGAAGAAGAAGCTCTACCCATTTCTATGTTAGGGCAAAAAGTAGCTTAG
- a CDS encoding SDR family NAD(P)-dependent oxidoreductase, with translation MKNVWITGAGTGLGRALARIYAKNGYKVFLSGRTAEHLQITQNEITNEGGKAEVIICDVTEPSSIREAVKQIDSLHVLINNAGVGHFGELSSYTEDNIDQLLNTNVKGTVLTTQLAVPMLETTEGRVLNIISTAGLRGKKNESIYCASKFAVRGFTESLHKEWEDSPLTATAVYMGGMNTPFWSETDHVGNPERLKGPEVVAEQIFAEDDGRNEIFIDR, from the coding sequence ATGAAGAATGTTTGGATTACTGGAGCCGGAACAGGCTTAGGACGTGCTCTTGCTCGGATTTACGCGAAAAACGGTTATAAGGTCTTCCTTTCCGGAAGAACGGCGGAGCACCTACAGATTACTCAAAACGAGATCACAAACGAAGGTGGAAAAGCAGAGGTTATTATTTGCGATGTGACGGAGCCATCATCAATCAGAGAAGCTGTTAAACAGATCGATTCCTTACATGTACTGATCAACAACGCTGGGGTCGGTCATTTCGGAGAGCTTTCCTCCTATACCGAAGACAATATAGATCAACTTCTCAACACAAACGTCAAAGGGACGGTTCTGACCACTCAGCTTGCCGTTCCTATGTTAGAAACGACAGAAGGTCGTGTATTGAACATCATCTCAACCGCTGGTCTACGTGGGAAGAAGAACGAAAGCATATACTGTGCAAGTAAGTTTGCAGTACGCGGATTTACCGAGAGTCTGCACAAAGAATGGGAGGACTCCCCATTGACCGCGACCGCCGTGTATATGGGCGGGATGAACACCCCATTCTGGAGCGAAACGGACCATGTGGGAAACCCAGAAAGACTAAAAGGTCCAGAAGTTGTAGCTGAGCAGATCTTTGCAGAGGATGACGGTAGAAACGAGATCTTCATCGATCGCTAA
- a CDS encoding phosphocarrier protein HPr gives MAEQTMKITAADGVHARPATALVQVAGKYQSDVNIEYKGKSVNMKSIMGVMSLGIPNGAEVTFKAEGSDEAEAVEAVVAKAKEEGLGE, from the coding sequence ATGGCAGAACAAACAATGAAAATTACAGCAGCCGACGGTGTACACGCACGTCCAGCTACAGCACTTGTACAAGTAGCAGGAAAATACCAATCCGATGTAAACATCGAGTACAAAGGTAAATCTGTTAACATGAAGTCCATCATGGGAGTAATGTCCCTTGGAATTCCAAACGGTGCAGAAGTGACGTTCAAAGCAGAAGGTTCTGACGAAGCGGAAGCAGTAGAAGCTGTAGTAGCTAAAGCAAAAGAAGAAGGTCTTGGAGAGTAA